GTTGCACTCCCCGAACTTCACCCGAGTTCAACAATAACAGACCGCTTGTGGCAAAGGTCGTATCCAGGGAGCCATCGACGTTTAGCCTTGCAACTGCCGTACGGTCGCCATAGACGTAACCATCGTAACTGCGGCCGGCCACGATGACCTTGCCATCGGCCTGCTGGACCGTGACGGCCCACGCGTAGTCTTCGGTGTTGATGTTGAGCAGGTCACCAAAGTTGGTGGTAACCAGGCCGTCGCCATCGAAGCTGGTGTCGAGCGCACCTGCTACCGTGAGGCGGGCGACGGCGAAGTCCCGTTGATAGGAAGTATTTACATCGAGCGAGGTATAACCAGAAATGGTGATCTCGTCAGTCGCTGACAAGGCTAACGCTAGTCCTACGTCCTCAGTACTGCCAAAATCAATTGTCACCTTGCCGTCGCTAGAAAAGCTCGTATCCAAGCTGCCATTGGCATTGAGGCGGGCGACAGCGAAGTCGTAGCCAGCGCCTGAGTAGGCATGTCCACCCAATACCAGTTTCCCATCCGCCTGGGCGCGAATTGTATTGGCTCGGTCGTCGCTGCCGGAAAAATCGATCGATACCCGGCCATCGGAATCAAAACTCGGATCGAGCGCGCCGGCACTGGTAAGTTGCACGACTTCAAAGTCGCTGGAGTAATTATATCCCGCGATGGCAATGGCACCGCTGGGCGTGACTACGACTGAAGTGGCGCTGCCGTCACTCAGAACCTCGGCCTTGCCGTCACCGCTAAACGCCGGATCGAGCGCTCCATCGGCATCGTACTGGGCAACTGCCCAAAAATAAGTATATGAACTGCCGTCGTAATCGTAGCCACGACCGACGGCGACCAGTTTGTCACCAGGGGCCAGTGCTAAGCCTTGCAAGTAATCGTAATCGTCGGAGCTTTCCGTGGTTCCCATGTCTGTAGTGACATAGCCAGCACCTGCGCCGAAGGTGGTATCAAGGGACCCGTCGATATCCAGTCGAGCGAGGGCAAAGTCGTAGCCTGTGGAATCGGAATAATCGTAGGCGCGGCCGCCCAGCACAATTTTCCCAGTGTTTTGAATGACGATCTCGTTAATGGAAAAGATTGGTAAAGTAGCGATGCCATCCGTATCGAAGGAAGTGTCGAGCGAGCCATCGGAATTTAATCGGGCAACCTGGTCTCCACCACCGATCACAATTTTGCCATCACTCTGCAGTTCGATGTCCTCGATAGTGCTCAAGTTGACTGGCAATACGAGGCGACCAAGATTGCCGAAGGAACTATCGAGCGAGCCATCGACGTTGTAACGAGCGAGAGTCGAACCAGACGTAAACGGACTGTAGCTATAGCCAGCGGCAATTGTTTTGCCATCGGCCTGCTGCACAGTGACTGCGTACGAGAAGTCGTCCGAAAGATCGGTGTCGTGACCGATATCGGTGAGCACGATGCCCCCATTGCCGAACGTGGGGTCGAGCGAGCCAGCCATCACCCGGCGTTCTTCGAGCGATTCGAGAAAGGCGCGGCGGCGGGCGGGTGCAGATTTGGCAGCAGAGGGTTTGCGGGCGAACAGACGATTCCAGAGAGTCTTGGTGCTGCGGAGCATGGATGCGGATTCCCAAAGAAAGGGGGGTTATGACTGCACACGCGGTTTCGGAGGGGGGAGCCAACCGCTATCGGGGAGAATCACATCGTAAATGGACATTCTATGCATTAAAACCACCTATTCGGGCTATCAGAGGCGTCATTTTGGGCATAGTTTATGACATAGGATGTCTCTCACTAATCGCCATAAGTTGCCTAGAGTTACGTGGTTACAGGGACCGAACGCGCATTTTTGGTTGAATTTTTCGCATATCGGGGCGAGCAAGAAATTCCTCCAGTGGCTGAGTTTTTCAACCGAGCAAACGAAGGGGCCGGGTGAATTTCTCAACCGATGAGGGTTGAGGCCGAGTTGAGAAGAACGGCAGTGGCAGTGCTGAGCAACTTACGACGCAAGCTGGCAGCCCAGCTGGCAACAGGGGGGTGTTCAACAATCGGGGCCATTGTTGAACGCGCGCTAGCGCAACTCTCGCGTTAGCGAGCAATGTGTGTTCAACAATGCACGCGAAATTGAACACTTACGTGCGATTCAACGTGCCAACCGGGGGCCGGTAAAGCGACGTAAGTCTGTCGGCCACATTTTCGGAGCAAGACGAACAGGCTCGACGTCCTCGTGCCTGGATTCGCGGCACTTCGCGCGGCGGGATGCGGCGCTAATCACCACCCGTGTGGCCCATGGTTTCGCCGAGCTTCTGGGTCCTGCCAGCGGCTTTTTCACTTTCCACAACATTCCATTCGTGAAAATTCTGGCTCACTTCAGCGGGATCTGCACGTTGAACGTGCCGTCGCGGTTCTTGTTGTCGCTGGCGGCGCCGAAGAGGACGATGGGCGTCTCGCCGTCGAACAGCATCGCCGGCCGCTCGATTGTGCTGAAACTCGTCGTGCCATCAGCCCATTGGTAGCGGGCGCCCAGGACCTTCGGGTGGCTTGCCGGCTTCCAGTTCAACCCATCCTCCGACTGGAACAGCGCGATGCCGCCGGAGGCGCTGGTGAACTTGCCCACCACGTCCCGCGCCACTGCGTAGTACCGGTTGCCATACTGTTTGCTGAACCAGAGGTATGGATCCTCGGCCAGCATCCAGTGCTTGCCGGCGTCGCCATCGTCCGATTCGAAGATGCGCCCGGGTTTCTTCATATATGGGCCGGCGGGTTTGTCGGCCATCGCAGCGCCGTAGCGAACCTTGCCGCCGCCGATCTTCCCTTCGACGTACTCGACAGCCTTATAGACCAGCAGCACCCCGCCATCGGCGTGCTCGCAGCCGGCGGGGTTGGTAACGCAGAGTGAATCGAACGCGGTCTTGTCGTCGCTAATGGTCACGATCGGCTGGTCAAACCGCTGCCATGGACCGTTGGAGGAATCGGCGATGGCGACGCCGATGCGCTGGTGATTGCGGTGCGTCCAGTTCAATCCTTTGCCCAACACGCCGTCGCCATAATTGCCCACATAGAATAGGCAATACTTGCCCCCGATCCGCGCGATGTTCGGGTTGTGCGTGCAGGATCCGTCCCAGAATTTGACACCGCGGGCCGCCAGCGCCACGTCATGATGTTTCCACGGACCCAGCGGCGAATCGCCCACGCCGTGAGCGATCTCGGAATTTGTCACCCATGCCTGGTGCCCCAGCTTCCGCGGCCAGCGCGAATAGAACACGTGATACTTGCCGTCATCTCCCTTGATCGGCGCCCCGCACCAGATGTTGTAATCCGGATCGGAGAGCTTGGCCGTCACCGGCGCGGGATTCACCATCGCGCCCAGATCAAGCTCGCCGGCGCCGGCACCGGAAACGGCAAGCAGTAACACGAGACTACATAAGATCATTGGGAATGCGACCCGAGGTAGTCAAGGAACTGAATCTGGCGATTAACTTCATCGAACGGACAACAAAGCTACTTCTTGAACGCGGCATGCTCGGGATCTCCTGTCGCCAGCAGAAACGCGAGCAAGTCCAGAATTTGTTCCTTGTCCAGAGTATTCAGCTGACCGGTGGGCATGATCGACAGGGCTGATGGCAAGCGCGAATCGATCGACTCCTTGGCAATCTTGTGTTCCTTGGGCACCGGCGTTGTGGAATACAGCACAATCGTTTTCTGATCCTCGGAAACGACGTTGCCGGTCGCGATCGTGCCGTCATCGAGGGCCAGCGAAATTGTGCGGTACTTCTCTTCAATGTTGCGTGAAGGCTCCAGGATCTCGTGCAACACGGCTTTCGCATCCCCCTTGTACTTCTTGACGACGTCTTGAAGGTTGGGGCCAACCGTGCGTGTCGGCATCATGCCGTGATGACCATGATGATCGCCACCGGCGTGGCCAGCCGCGAGCGAGAAATCCTTATCGCCCAGTTTGTGGCACTGCACGCAGGCCAGTGAATTGAACAGCATCTTGCCCTGGGCATAGTTCCGCTGTTGCCCGACGCGTTTCAAGTCGGCTACCAAGTCGTCGATCTTCCACTCCGTGAGCTTCTTCACCGGTTGCGGATTTTTCGCCAGGAACTCCTGCAGATTGTTGGTGACGAACAGCGTTCCGCGCATGAGCTGGTGGTGTCCCGGAAACGAGCAGATATAAGGGTAGGCGCCTTCGGCCGTCGGCGCAGTAAATTCAATCGTCTCTTCCTGACCATAGTCCACCAACTTGATCGACCACAGAATGTCGTTGCTCTTGGGAACAAATCCCACTTCAAATCCACCAGCTCCCAGGGCGATCGCCTGCAACCCGACTTCATCGGCTTTGCCGGGATTCACGAGCATGATGTTGTGGGGCATGAAATCGGCATTGCCAAATGTGAGCCGGACTTTCTTGCCGGGCTTCACGGTCAGTTCCTTGACGTCGTACATCATCCGCTCGGGAATCGTGCCGATGCGGATGGTCGTAAGCTCGGGGGTATCGCTGAGGATCCCGGACTTCTTCGCGACAGCTTCCAGGGAATCGGCGATCACGCCGCCGTGGATGGTCTTGTCCACGTTCTCCCAGAAGTGCTTCACCGTACCAGCCGCGATCCGCGCGTGAGGCACTGGCGACTGCAGCAGAACCTGGTTGAGGAGCCCCTGGTTCTTGACGTTGTGCTGCTGATGCAACCAGAGCGCTTCCAGCAGATGATGCGCATGTTCGGCCTTTGTCGGGTCGAATTGCCTGGTCCACTTCTTGGCGGCGGCGATCACTTCTTTAGTGTCCCGGCCGCTCAACTCGACGCGAGTCCGGTGGCGGATGCCGTCGACCGGAGACTTCAAGTTTTCCAGCAGAGTGGGTATTGGCTGACCATGAATCGCCACTGGCTGCTGCAAGGGGCGATCCTTGGCGGTCATTCGGTAGATGCGGCCGTGCGCGTGATCGCGATTGGGGTCGCGAATGTTGTGCTGCATGTGGCCGATGATCATGTTGTGCCAGTCGCTGACGTACAGCGAACCATCGGGGGCAAAGATTGCATCCGAGGGGCGGAAGTTCTTGTCGGCACTCATCAGCAGGCCGCGCGACTTTTCTTCCGTCTTGCTGCCATCGGGATTCGTGCGGACGGCGATCAACTCGTCACCGGCCGGTTCACCCCAAACGTTGCCAGTTTCCGGATTGCGCTCGAGGTGATAGTGCTTGATCCCCAGGAAACCAATGACGTTGCAGATCAGAAAATCTCCCTGCATGGATTCGGGAAAATGCGCACTGCTGACGACTTCGCTGGCCGTCACCGGCCGGACTTCCTTTTTGAGCAGCTCTTGCATCTTGAAGCCGTTCTTATCGGGGCGGACCTGAAAGGCCCGGCCGCCCGTGCCGTCGGTGGCGTAGTGATAGCCCCAATTGTCGAACGCAATGCCGTGCGGGTTCGGCGAATTGCCGGCATGCAGCGCAATGGTGAACCGGCGCGGATCGAAACGATACATCGCGCTGGCAGATGACTGCAACGATGGCCCCCAGGGATGCTCGTGGTTGTGCACCATGAAGACGCCGCTTTGCCAATAGATGCCGCCGTCCGGTCCATAGATTAGGTTGTTGGCGCCGTGGTGCGTGTCTGACGAATCGACGCCCTGTAGCATCACGATGCGGACATCGGCCACATCGTCGCCGTCGGTGTCTTTGAGAAACAAAATCTCTGGGGCGCTCGTGACGATTACGCCGCCGTTCCAGAACTCGAAGCCCAGCGGGTTTTGAACCTTCGCAAACTCCGTCACGCGATCCGCGCGACCGTCGCTATTATCATCGTGCATGATGATGAGCGCATCGGTCATGGGCTTGAGCGGCTCCCAGTTGGGATAGGTTGGCCACACCGCAACCCACAGCCGGCCCTTGGTGTCGAACTGCATTTGCACGGGATTTGCTAGTTGGGGGAACATCGCCTCGTCGGCGAACAGACGCACCTCAAAGCCCTTGGCGATGCCCATGTACTTGATGGCTTCTTCGCCGCTGATATAGCTCAGTGTCCCTTCCTTCACGGCGCTCGAGCTTTTGCTCTTGCCACCGACATTGGAAATAACTTCGACGGGTTGCGGAACATTGCTGTCGTCGACGGGCACATCCTTGCCGCTGGCAACAGCCCACACTCGCACGTCGCGATTCGCAGCCATCACGTCGAGCATCGACAGTTCGTGCTGCAGCACCGCAGCGTTCGTTTGATCATTGGTAAAGGCCAACTTGGAGCGGCCACCCCAGATGTCGTTGCCGTCCCGCGCGCGGTAGCGATTGTTCCAAATCAGATCCTTGTCCAATACAGCCTGCCTCAGCGGCTGCAGCGAGGCCGAAGCGTTCTCCGCTTTACCGAGTAAGGCCTGCGAGATGACTTCCGCCAGACGGCGATTCCCTTCGTCCGACAGATGCACGCCGTTGATCGTGAGCGGCAGGCTCGCGTCCGCGAACAATTTTTGCGTCGGATGAAACAGATCGACGTAGCCAACCCCAGCTTCCTTGGCGGCGGCTTCCGTCGCCTGCGCATAGGCTTCTAGTTGAGCGTTGTGAATTTTGCCATTCGGTACATTTGCATTACGCGTATCTTCGTGCGCGATAGGGCTGAACAGTACGATGCGCGGCAGGCTCTTGCCATTGGGTTTTGCGCCGCGCGTTCGCTTGACGAATTCCAGTAGCTGGGCTTTGTACTCTTCAGGCTTCCCGTCGTACGATTCGTTGTAACCGAAGAAAGCGAGCACGACGTCGGCTTTCACGTGCCGCAGATAGTCGGTCATGGAGGTCGCGCCGCTGCTCCGCGGATACGAATTCGGCCGATCGCCGCTCGCGCTCAGGTTGCGAAACCTGACTTGCTTCTCTGGCAAAGCGCTCTGCAGCAAAGTCTCCACCCAGCCATCGTGCTGCATGCGGTCCGCCAGGCCGTTACCCAAAATGGCGACGACATCACCTTGTTGAAACTGAAACGGTGTCGGGTCGCGATAGTCGGCCGGCACTTCCGCCAGCGAAGCTTCCGGCTTCGAGCCTTGGTCGCCACCAGCGGCCAATTGCACTTTTCCGCCGATTGGTTGGCCCGGCTTGCCATCATAGGAGAGGTACTGCAACTTGCTGTCCTTCTTGACGTCAATATCGAGCCCCTGCGGCGCTGCGACACCTTTCAGGGAAAAGACTACTTTGCGATCCGCGTCGAGCAGCGTGAGCGTGAAGCCTGCGAGGCGGCTCTCAAACCCACTCCGATTCCACACGCTGACCTTGTCGATGTCTTTCAGTTCCCCCAGATCAAGCTCCCACCAAGGATTCTTCTCACCCGAATTCGAAGTGTGCGTCTGCCCGTTCTTCTCCCAGTTGGGATGCTTGTTGCCGTCGATGGCCCGCGAAGCCCCCGCTCCCCCATTCGTGCTCGACTGAGTCGCTTTGCCGCCAGCAGCGATATTGCGGCCGGCGCTGAACACTTCTACTTCAGCCAGCGTCAAAATGCGTTTGTCGCCTGGCAATTCAATGCGGACGAAACGAGCTGGCTTGCCTGTGACGATTGCCGCAGCGGGTTGGGCCGAAACTGCACTCGCTTCCACTTTGGCAGTTGGAAGAGCTTTCGCTCCGGTTTTCTCGGGTGCATTTTTCTTGGCATTCGGAACAGTTGGGTTCTTTGTGTTGTTGTTTGCGGGAATTGGAGTTTCGAAACCCGCGTAAGCTTCTGGTTTGATGCCGCGGGCATAGGCTCCGCCGCCAAACGTGTTCGGCTTGAATGGCCCCACAAAGTCGATCTTCGCATCAGGTTTAATGGCGTCTTCCAACCCCAGCGCCCAGAAGCAGCCGTTGACCAATAGCCGACGATAGCCGTCGTTGAGCAAGTCTTCCGAAGTGCCGTATAGCGACGTGAAAACGCGGGCGGTTTTTCCCGCTGACGACTTGTAACTTCGAGTCCACTCCGAAGGCATCGGCGGCTTAGTCTCGTCGGCGGGCGACCCGGGAGTCATTCCGTTAAGCGGCTGAGCCATGGTCAAGATCTCGCCATCCACCGGATTGCCCACATACCCACCGGCTTGCACCCAAACATCCTTGACGCCGCGCAGGATGGGATGGGCCTGCTTGTCGGCAACGAGCGTGATGCGAGTGCTTTGCTGATGGTTCCTGCCGTAGTGTCCGATCCACGTTTGACCGAGCACCTGGTGGCCGAAGCCGCGATCGTATTCGGGCCCCTTGTAACTGGACGAGTACTTCGCGAACGGATCCTGTCCTTTGATCTGAAAGGCATGCGTCGCGGTGCGCAACCCGATGACAGGCCCGCCGCGGTTCAGATAGTCGTCCAAGTGCTTCATCTGCTCCGGCGGAAAATGCTGAAACCGCAGGAAGACAACCGCCAGGTCGGCGGTGTCCAGGGCTTCCATCCCCGGCATGTTCGAATTGCCGGCAACGATCTCGCCGGTTTCCTTGTCGATGTTGAACAGGACAGTGCATTTGAAGCCGTGATGTTTGGCAAGAATCCGCGCTAGCGCCGGCAACGACTCCTCGGAGCGATATTCATGGTCGCCGGCCAGGAAGACGATGTGCTTCCCCTTGCCCAGACCTGCAGTCCCTTCGAACACCAGCGTGTCCGCGGCCGCGAAACTGCTCGGAGCGAGGAGAATTGCAAATACGCATGCTAACGCCTTTGCAAAAGCTGCGTGGCCGGCAATGAATTTGCGAAAACTGTTCATCATTTGTTCATCTCTGGAGAGGAAGATCGCCGCCTGCTGGCGTTCACTAGCGTTGCGCGTGATTTGCTTGCGGTGCGGCATGCAGTTTATAGGAGGGAAGTTTGCTCGAACTATCATAGTTGCTGGATTCCCCTCCAGGTACAGCCGAGGAAGTTACTGCTGAAAGTCCAGAATGATGACTTGCTGCGGTTGCACATTCAGCGTTACGGACTCGCCAAACTTCCATTCCCTTTTCAATTCTTTCGCACTCTCGCCATGGATGACCGACAGTTGAAACGGGCCGCTATTCGGTAGCAGGCCAAAGCGACGATCAAGCGTGAACGAGTATGGCTTTACCGTTTTACTTGGGTTGTGGATCGAAACATATCCCTGCGTTTGGGTCCAACCGGTGTAGCCATACACCTTGCCGTCGATGTCCGGTTGAAATCGCTTCAGGCTGAGTTGCCCTTCGTCGACCGTGGTCGCTCCGATCGGACTGTCGCCATGCATTCGCGCACGCTTGAAGGCCGGCGCGGTTCGATGTACCCACTTGAGGCCGTCGGCCACAACGTCGAAATCCTGGGCATCGAGCGAGTTCACGACGAAGTACAGTTCGACGGTCAGTGTGCCACGCGAAAGGGCCAGGAAGAGATAATCCTTGAACGCTTCGGGACTGGCGTCATCGAAACGATTTCCATCCTTCGCAGGTTCATGATTGAAGAAGCTATTCAGCGGCACTTGATTGCCATCGCGTCGCGTCAATTGGTAATACAAGCCATCGCGGTAACACATTTGCAACGTGCGGTCGCCAGGGGCCCCGTCATTGCAGTTCACCAGGCTCAAGACATCGAGGTGCATCAGCCACCAAGGGCTGATCGTCGCGCCGTTGTGGCACAGGATGCGAACCTGCGGGTTTTTCGCGTGCATCTTGTCAAAGATGGCAGCCAAACGCTGCGTCGCAACGGTGATGTAATAGCGTTTCATTTCGTCGAACTTGGCATCGTCGATCCGGGGATCATTCGCCGACATGCCATCCGACGGTAGCAGCGAAGTGGTGACCGGCGTGCCGCGATGTGGGATGGTTTCGAACAACCGGCTTTGCATATCTCCGAAGATGCCATCCAGCTTGAAGTAGACCGAACCCATGTCCACCATCTCTAGCAGTCGCTTTTCGAGTAGCGACAGATACTTCGGTCCCGCCATCGACATCGCCTTCTTGGCGCGCCCGCTCTTGGGGTGCTTCTCGCCGACGAGTACTTCGAAGCCGCTTTGTTCCAAAACCTCAAGATTCGCGGTCGCTCCAAAGAGACATGCTGGACTTGCCCACAATCCCAGGTGCGAACCTTTGGCTTCAATGGCCGCACGCGCCGACCTCAGATCGGCGTCGAAGTTCGCTTCGTTGACCGGAAAGATACCTTTGCTCCAATCCGCCAAAGGGGACCGCGGCGGCCGCGAGTTTTGCCAGCCGTCGTCGATCACATAGACGTCCAGCGGACGGCAGCCTCGCTTTTCCACAAGCTCTTGATGCAGCGTGTCCAGCGACTGCTGCAGTTTCTGCTGCGTGATTCCACCACCAAAGTCGAACCAGGAGTTGTACTGCACGCTTAACTTTGCCGGTGAAGCACGAATCTCGTCAATGTAGTCCAGAAAGGCGTCTTGGACAAACTCGGGATCGTCGCAAACACCAAAGACCGCGCGATGCGTCGTAAACCTCCGCCCCGGCTGCAACGTCACTCCGTCTTGAACGCCGCAGCGCAGGGTCTCACCTTCCAGACGATTCCAAGCTGCGGGAAATTCGACGCCCCAGAATGTCGCCGTCCCGTTCGTATAGAGTGGCTGACCCAGCGCCGGCAGAAAGCGGCCATAGGCCCGCATCAAGTCTTTCGCCTTGTAAGGGGCGAATGCTTCGGCAATGACCAGTGACTCAATGTCGACCAATTCCAGAGTTCTTTCCTCGTCCGAGACGATCTCCAGGTGCTTGTGGCCATACCGCTTCCCAGGTCGTAGCGTGTAATACACCTCAACGCGCACGCCGTAAGTGGTGTTGCGCAATTCGATGCGAATTCGCTCCGCCGTTGCTTCGCTGGAAGTAACTTCAAAATCTGCCGCGGTCAGCATGACGTCGGGCTGTTTGGAGTTCACATCAGCCGAGAGCCGCAGGCGAAATTCCTCCGCGCCGGTGGGTTTCAATTCCTTGCTGTCCAGCTTGTTGACGAGGCACGCAGTTCTTAGCCGTCCGTTCTCAACGACGACGGTTCTGGCCAGAAACTGATTTTCCAGCCGCAATTCTGCCGCAGATGAACTTGTGATTGCGCCGGCCAGACAAATGGCCAAGACCACGATGAATCGTTGAGGAAAGGGCTCACTTACTAGCATTGTTTTCACGCTGGCCTTCGGCAGTTTTCAGCAAGGGCTTCGAGGATCTGGTATCATTTGTTGCAGTTTATCGCTGTATTGTTAAACCTGCTCGCACGTAAACGACCGACGATTAGCACAATCCTTGCATCTCTGCAGGTTCAGCTATGACCCTTGTTTCGCCGGCCTTAGATCAGATTCGCCTGGATGTGTCGACGCGCCAGCTCTTCGAACTGCTTCCCGACGTCTCCTTTTTCATCAAGGACAAAGCCGGACGTCTAATCCATTGCAACGAAGTCCACCGCCGCGGGATCTTTCGCTATGGAAACGCCGATGATCTCTACGGCAAAGCGAACCACGATTTCTTCCCGAACGCGCTCGCCAATTCCTTTGCGGAAGATGATCAACGCGTGATTCGAGATGGCGAATCGATTGTGGAACAGTGCGAGCTGAACATCACTTCCGCAGGTTCACTAAGTTGGTTCTGCACCACCAAGGTGCCTGCCCGTGATTGCCACGGCAAGATCGTTGGGCTCGTAGGTATCAGTCGCCGCCTAGAGGCCGCTGACCATCGCATCGGAGATTTTGAACTGCTATCTGCAGCCCTCGACCACATTCAGAAGAACTTCTCGCAGCAAATCCGTGTTCAGACGCTCGCCGCAGCGTGCCAGCTTACCGAGGCAACATTTCGACGTGAATTCGAGAAGCTCTTTCGGATGACGCCATTGCAGTTCATTCTCCGCCTACGACTCCATGAGGCGTGCCTGAGACTATCGGCCAACTCCGATTCGATCGGCGACATTGCGTATCAGTGTGGCTTCGACGATCAGAACTATTTCGCCCGGTTTTTTAAGCGGACGATGAACATGACCCCTTCGGAATTTCGCGCGAGGCAAAATCCTCGGCAAGACAGCACTCGGCCTGAGAACCGATCCGAAAAGTGATTAATCTGCAAATCACGGTTTTCGCTGACAATTCGTGATTTCGTAGCGACGGCGTGCGAACATGTCGACGATCGGGCGGAAGGCGTCTGCCAGCGATTTGACGGACGAGAAATGGGAGTTGATTGAAGTCCTCATATTCCTCCGCCGCTACCAGGCGGGCGGCTGCAAGCCACCAACCTGCGCGAGGTGATTCGTATATTGCGCGGGCTGGTTGTCAGTGGGATATGCTACCGCGGTAAGAACGTGTCTTAACGTCGCAGGGGCAACCCTTTGAATTCGCAGACCGGAAACGGACCGCGGCAGTTGTTCGAACAAGTCCTATTTGACAAGCCATGCGTCAAATGGGGCACATCTGCAAGACTTCAACGCGTTTCTCGTGGCGACCTCAATTGGCATTGGGAGCTACCAGAACTGTGACAGGCCGAGACAACTCAAGCGATCCATCCGTCAGAGCGACTCGCACGCTCAGGCAGTGAATTCCCAGCGCAAGCGGGCCGATTTCAAACACTGCTTTGCGGTCCTGCAACTCACCATCCACAAGCCAGTTTCCGCCATCGTAAAGACTGATCGTTCCATTGGGAATCGCGGCTTCGGCCTCGACTTTGATTGCCAACCTCTCTTGAGGATTGAATACGGGCAGGGGGCGCTTGTCCCCTTGTGGCAATGGTGAGGTGATTCTCAGCAAGGACTTGTCGACAACGAACGCTTGCCAGGCATGTGCCGACTGCGGACCAGGAAGCCAACAGGCCTTGTTCTTCTCTCCCGAATACTTCGCCGCTGGACCGATGATTGCAGTGGATCCTTTCCAAGTCGATGGGGCCCCATACCAGGCGAGGCTGGGATCGCATGAGCGGAGTTGTACTGGGCCGGTGAGTGGTGAGGCGTCGGCGGGAAGCCTTTGGCGAATCACCTCATCGAAAAACGGCCAAAGCAAATTGTTCGACTGCCCCCATTCGTGTCTGCGGCCCCACTGCACAGCAATTGCCCAACTTGCATCGAACTCTGCTCGGCGTCGTGGAAGCAGTGCCTCGTGCTGTTCCATTTGTTTGCCGTCACGTTCCCCAAAGATACTCATCATCGGTATGCGAGCGGTGCGATCTGTCTCTGGCCCCACTTCGAGACAAGCCAACCCACAAGCTATGAATCGGTCAGGCAGTTGCTCCGCCAGGGTGACGCACATGCCGACGCCCGCTGACATGCTCGCCGCAATCAGCGGTGCATGAGCAACTTCGGGGTGCTTGCTCTGGAGAGCGAGATCTTTGAGCCCC
Above is a window of Anatilimnocola aggregata DNA encoding:
- a CDS encoding alpha-galactosidase; the encoded protein is MKTMLVSEPFPQRFIVVLAICLAGAITSSSAAELRLENQFLARTVVVENGRLRTACLVNKLDSKELKPTGAEEFRLRLSADVNSKQPDVMLTAADFEVTSSEATAERIRIELRNTTYGVRVEVYYTLRPGKRYGHKHLEIVSDEERTLELVDIESLVIAEAFAPYKAKDLMRAYGRFLPALGQPLYTNGTATFWGVEFPAAWNRLEGETLRCGVQDGVTLQPGRRFTTHRAVFGVCDDPEFVQDAFLDYIDEIRASPAKLSVQYNSWFDFGGGITQQKLQQSLDTLHQELVEKRGCRPLDVYVIDDGWQNSRPPRSPLADWSKGIFPVNEANFDADLRSARAAIEAKGSHLGLWASPACLFGATANLEVLEQSGFEVLVGEKHPKSGRAKKAMSMAGPKYLSLLEKRLLEMVDMGSVYFKLDGIFGDMQSRLFETIPHRGTPVTTSLLPSDGMSANDPRIDDAKFDEMKRYYITVATQRLAAIFDKMHAKNPQVRILCHNGATISPWWLMHLDVLSLVNCNDGAPGDRTLQMCYRDGLYYQLTRRDGNQVPLNSFFNHEPAKDGNRFDDASPEAFKDYLFLALSRGTLTVELYFVVNSLDAQDFDVVADGLKWVHRTAPAFKRARMHGDSPIGATTVDEGQLSLKRFQPDIDGKVYGYTGWTQTQGYVSIHNPSKTVKPYSFTLDRRFGLLPNSGPFQLSVIHGESAKELKREWKFGESVTLNVQPQQVIILDFQQ
- a CDS encoding AraC family transcriptional regulator, translating into MTLVSPALDQIRLDVSTRQLFELLPDVSFFIKDKAGRLIHCNEVHRRGIFRYGNADDLYGKANHDFFPNALANSFAEDDQRVIRDGESIVEQCELNITSAGSLSWFCTTKVPARDCHGKIVGLVGISRRLEAADHRIGDFELLSAALDHIQKNFSQQIRVQTLAAACQLTEATFRREFEKLFRMTPLQFILRLRLHEACLRLSANSDSIGDIAYQCGFDDQNYFARFFKRTMNMTPSEFRARQNPRQDSTRPENRSEK